The window AATTCAAGCAAACCCTTTTGATTTTTAGGAGACCTTCATGATTGCTTTCTGAGGCATTCTTGAtccatttctgtgaaatatcCTTGGCCTCAAAATTCTGGAGACACCTTAACAAGTATCAGCATCAGTAACCTTTTGCCTTCTCTAACTCCACTGCTTTCCtctattttttcttaacaatttcaggatttttttatattaaataggaaataaaaatcgCTTTACTAATTTGTCTTTGGAATATTACTGTCTGTCATAAGAAAACCAAGCACTATAAATTAATGAACGCACTATTGTCACCTGCATACATATGGATCATAACACATTATGAGCATTAATACAGGACTCCATTGGATCTGCATATAAGACCAGTACAGCTGACACGCTTCTGCAAGACCAAAAAGAGGTAAGGTTATGACAGACACCTGGATCCTATTTTGAACATACAGGACAGACTGTGTGCTCTGCTATACTCAAGATTTAGCTGTGACAAAGACCTAGAGAGCTATTAGAAACCAGCAGTAGCTCAAACGCTGTGCTTCATGAGGACCTCATGACAAACAGAACTGGGTTATCTTGCacccagcagaaacaaaaagcagcatttcaacaAAAGGACTGCCACAAAATCCTTGAAGCACACACCGTCTTGCAAAAACAGATCTCGTAAGAATAGCCATATGGGGCAAACTCAGGGCTCTTTCAGCCCAAGACCAAGTGTTTCCAACAGTGGCCATAAGCAGATGCCTAGATAGGAGCAAGAACAGGGCAAACACAACACTGTATTTCCCAcgagctttttttctctcctcagcTAGATGCAACTTCTGCATTATTTAGTAAACCTCAGTGGATACTTCATATACTTATCTAGCCTACACATCGACTCACATAAATTTTCAGCCTGCCTcttataatagaaaaaaaatcaattatctttttttaggATAATGACCTACCTGCAATGGGAAGGCTAAAACAATTAGGGAATGTAAAGAGCTTTAGAATTACTGGATGAAAGGGTTATAGATGCATAAAAATCCACTTCATACCCCTTCTTCTAACCCTACTGGTTAGTTATTCATGTAACATGGCTCTATATCAtactttatttgctttataaatTGGGTACCCTGGACACCAGCTTTCTGCAGAAGACAGTGGAAACTACAGTTATGAAAAACTCTTACTTAGAAGTAAGAGAAATGTTCTAGAAAGGCAGAGTAAGTCAAATTCAACTGTAAGATACAGTCCCATAATTATCTCATAATTATGTTAAAGACGTCCAACAAAGCATCAGCATGCAAGACTCAGAGTATCAttaggggagggaggaggaagaaaaagaacagcacCACTATTTGAAtggtgaaaacaaaagaaacatctGTGATATCTCTACAAATTTCAACCTATTCTACCAGACAGTATTCCCAGTTTCTTACCTTCCTTGTGATTCTGAAGTATGCTGTTATAAGACTCATTAACATCATTTTTAGAAGAACAATAGTTGTATAAGTAGCATAAGCCCGGAAGACTTCATTGTCAATTAACTGGGTCAGTTTAGccatttctctgcttctcactgatgacctttaaaaaacagtaaagtTAGGTTAAGATCATAGGAATTCAAAGTTCCGACAAGATTTTCagaatatccttttttttttcttaatcactgcAATGACAGCACAATTTTGCAACtgtgaaaagtttattttcaaacaaatttggttttcctcaatttattttcacaatgGCATACTATAATACTTTAAGATGAGAAGTTATATTATCATTTAATATTTAGCTTCCATTCTATCTGCTTATTAAACTGTCAAAAAATAATCCACCAAAACATTTAATGTAattgcagaaacaaaatgtagTCACTTTTGAAATAACACAAGGAGTTAGACCAATTTCAGACCAGTTCATTTGAACTAGTGAATTTCCCTAAGCAGTTACCAGGACAGAAAGAGTGTGATGACATACTATACGTACTGTAGTGTTTAAAGAAGAACATTAGTATTGCCTATCTTTAAAAATGGCACAATTTTAATTGCACGTCAGCTTTCAAATTAACCAGTATCTTCCCACCCAGCAATAACTTGTGATGAAACTGAGTTAAACatgcatttttcccctttgagacCTTGTTCTCAAAAATTGCTTTTAGCATGATTCACGGGCAAAGATTAAGTTGTAATGACAAAAAGCAGAGAACTATTTATGCTTTTATCATGGGAGATTTAAGCTAATTAAGTATCTTTCCAGTGAGACCATAGCAAACCCACAGTCCTATGGAGGTGGCACCTTTTATCAACACCATAAAGTTAAGAATGTGATGAGAACTGAAGGcacataaaacaaaaagcacgTCCCCTTGCACGTTCAATTTGTGCTCTGCACAGAACAAGGCTTTTTACCTCACCAGTGCTTCAGTCATGGACTTAGCAAGTAGGAATCCATGAAACTAGTACGTCTTGGCTTCACTTGAGACCAAAATAAATGTACTGTTTTAGTCAACTTCATTATTTCCTAAATTTTAacaacagtaattaaaaattaataatattaaacTTGATTACAGCTCTAACAATCTCTCATCTTGCTTTCAGCATGGAGTCACTGCCAGCTACAGCCAAACAAGGGAAATGAGATGAGAGCAGTAGAAGACTCCTGCTCTGAAAGCACATCCTtggtggggtggtgggcaggATGGTGGTAAGCAGCTGTTTGACCAGTGAAACAAACCTGCCTTCCCTGGACCTgtctggctgtggtggtgggattTGCTCCCTCTTTTATCCTTTCTAAAACAGTGTTTGGGTCACTAGGCAAAGCAGTAGGCCTCGGGGTTATAGAAAATTCAGTATAACTCTCCCTCCTCTCACATTACAGTACAACAGTTTTCGAGATCATCAGTGATTTGgcaaaaatttttttcagtggtgaaCAGAAACTGCAATTTTTAACTTTATCACAGCAGGAAGTTTGTGTAGTTTcaccaaacaaaattaaatccCTGGCATCCAAGCATTTTTCCATAGTGGATCTTAAAACGATATTGAAAATACATCCAAGAACTGTGCAGAGTCATGAGAAACTGTTCACCATCTCTGGAACTACACCACATTTGTCCATTTTCCCTGCTTGTAGGGTCGGCCTCCCCAGACTCCTACCGCCCAGGCACTGCCTGCGCTACGAAAATGAAGTACGCTGACGAATTCGTGgttaaacagcagcagaaaaacaaacataaccCCCACATACTACACCAGCACAGGGCTTAAAAGGATACGTCTAGTAAGTCCACAACAGCCTGGTAGCAATGGTCTCTCCCTGTGGTGCGGACGCAAACCCGGGCCCGCTGAAGCGCACGCGGTCAGACCCCACGCGAAGGGTCACAAGCCGGTGGGTAACGACCCGGGACGCCGCACAGCCGCGCGGGTGCCCCCGCCACGCGTGGCTGTCGCAGGCTGGCCGGCCGCGCAGCTGCACTCGGCAGTGCCGCCACCGGGCAGGCCGCCTGCCGTCTGCTCGTTACAACGCCACCTCCCGAAGCGCACCCCCTGCCCACTTAcgcggccgcccccccggccaGGCCCGGCCACACGCTCGGGCTGGAACCaagcggggccggcggc of the Falco cherrug isolate bFalChe1 chromosome 5, bFalChe1.pri, whole genome shotgun sequence genome contains:
- the MGST1 gene encoding microsomal glutathione S-transferase 1 isoform X2 codes for the protein MAKLTQLIDNEVFRAYATYTTIVLLKMMLMSLITAYFRITRKAFVNPEDTASFGKGESAKKYLRTDPDVERRPPE
- the MGST1 gene encoding microsomal glutathione S-transferase 1 isoform X3, with protein sequence MAKLTQLIDNEVFRAYATYTTIVLLKMMLMSLITAYFRITRKAFVNPEDTASFGKGESAKKYLRTDPDVERVRR